Proteins co-encoded in one Megalops cyprinoides isolate fMegCyp1 chromosome 1, fMegCyp1.pri, whole genome shotgun sequence genomic window:
- the LOC118782678 gene encoding somatotropin-1-like yields MRLLGIPEISTHRRAQGINGPFSLHVPACSISSPGFLLWPVLLVSISVSAVEPIPLYNLFSNAVIRAQYLHQMAADIYREFEGSLPPDVYRQLSKIAPLAACYSNSIPIPTGKDETQEKSDGYLLHISSALLQSWMDPLKTLSKAFPNSLMFRTSIRISEKLEDLNEGVTELIRVVGDGGAHTDGSRRLSYENFDVIPGNDEELQSLMKNYGLLTCFKKDMHKVETYLRVTKRRRFIEN; encoded by the exons ATGCGACTGTTAGGTATCCCAGAGATCTCCACGCATCGACGCGCCCAAGGAATCAATGGTCCCTTTTCTTTACATGTGCCCGCCTGTTCCATTTCTTCTCCAGGATTTTTGTTGTGGCCAGTCTTACTGGTTAGCATTTCTGTGAGCGCAGTGGAACCAATCCCTTTGTACAACCTCTTCTCCAATGCCGTCATCCGGGCACAGTACCTGCACCAGATGGCTGCTGACATCTACAGGGAATTT GAGGGCAGCCTTCCACCTGACGTCTACAGACAACTCAGCAAGATCGCCCCATTGGCCGCATGCTACTCCAACTCCATCCCCATCCCCACTGGGAAAGATGAGACTCAGGAAAAATCT GATGGCTACTTGCTACACATCTCCTCTGCCTTGCTCCAGTCTTGGATGGACCCACTCAAGACCCTCAGCAAGGCCTTCCCAAACAGCTTAATGTTTAGGACCTCCATCAGGATCTCCGAGAAGCTGGAGGACCTGAATGAGGGTGTAACTGAGTTAATCAGG GTGGTGGGTGACGGTGGTGCGCACACAGACGGGTCGAGGAGGCTTAGCTATGAAAACTTTGACGTGATCCCGGGGAACGATGAAGAACTTCAATCTCTGATGAAGAACTACGGGCTGCTGACGTGCTTCAAAAAGGACATGCACAAAGTGGAGACCTACCTGAGGGTCACAAAGCGCAGACGCTTCATCGAGAATTAG